In the bacterium genome, one interval contains:
- the ylxH gene encoding Flagellum site-determining protein YlxH has translation MGDQLDQLRLELARRPQTGPAPTARPFRHARVLAIASGKGGVGKTNLVVNLGTTLAQQGQRVLIFDADLGLANVDVLLGIYPPHTLYHALYGQIPLNDVIYHTPNGLQILAGANGVDGLADLPDTQRQQLLQRLGYLEEQYDWLIIDCGAGIDANVLGFACTADEVLLVCTPEPTAMMDVYGLVKLIHQRGGTPALRLVMNMVDRPQEGKAAADGIKDVAQKFLQLEIPHIHYIPLDPQLRQAVRRQQPLVEVFPTSPAAKAIRSLAHALAGPGDSARPPVSFFQRVGKWLTESPRPPEPLG, from the coding sequence ATGGGAGATCAACTCGACCAGTTACGGCTGGAGTTGGCCCGTCGGCCCCAGACCGGCCCGGCCCCAACTGCGCGCCCCTTCCGTCATGCCCGGGTGCTGGCGATCGCCTCCGGGAAGGGAGGGGTCGGCAAAACCAATCTGGTGGTGAATCTTGGAACCACGCTAGCCCAGCAGGGGCAGCGGGTCCTGATCTTTGATGCGGACCTTGGACTGGCAAACGTGGATGTGCTGCTGGGGATCTACCCGCCGCATACGCTCTATCACGCCCTCTATGGCCAGATTCCGCTGAACGATGTCATTTACCACACACCCAATGGTCTGCAGATTCTGGCGGGAGCGAATGGGGTCGATGGCCTCGCGGACCTGCCGGACACCCAGCGCCAGCAGTTGCTGCAACGCCTGGGCTACCTGGAAGAGCAGTACGACTGGCTGATCATCGATTGTGGGGCGGGGATCGATGCCAATGTCCTCGGCTTCGCCTGTACTGCCGATGAAGTCCTGCTGGTCTGTACGCCGGAACCGACCGCGATGATGGATGTCTATGGGCTGGTGAAACTGATTCATCAGCGGGGCGGGACACCAGCGCTGCGACTGGTGATGAACATGGTGGATCGTCCGCAGGAGGGAAAAGCAGCAGCGGACGGCATCAAAGATGTGGCGCAGAAATTCCTCCAGCTGGAGATTCCGCACATTCATTACATCCCGCTGGATCCGCAGCTCCGGCAGGCCGTGCGGCGTCAGCAGCCCCTGGTCGAGGTCTTTCCTACGAGTCCGGCAGCCAAAGCGATCCGGTCGTTGGCGCACGCACTGGCCGGACCGGGCGACAGTGCCCGTCCGCCGGTGTCGTTCTTCCAGCGTGTTGGGAAATGGCTGACTGAGTCGCCGCGTCCGCCAGAACCGCTCGGCTAA
- the lysA gene encoding Diaminopimelate decarboxylase, producing MTVDYPQRIAPYGPAFTYRDGTLWVEEVPLVELARRFGTPLFVYSQQALMQRAATYLQAFGDLRVKHHVALKANDNLTLLHLLRTQGFGADAASLGELHRADAAGFEGTELVLNGNGKGEADLIRAHRMEVGQIVIDALFELPALVETAAITGRDMVPVALRLNPAIDAETHPYLATGLASSKFGIPPADLPAVLDFLRQHPQLLLTGLHCHIGSQIADPAPLLQALDWMLEQGAILRADGWPLTDLSLGGGFAIPYLAGDRFPLGEYTAGLASRLQGTDWRLRQEPGRYLFAESAMLVMSVRGVKTTPAKSFLVVDAGMSDNLRPALYHARHPVVPVVDTNESALVDLVGPLCESGDFLALDVELPLLERDALLAQACVGAYSYAMQMQYNGRLRPAEVLVDGASFSLIRDREQPDDLGRRDLYFPHELPA from the coding sequence ATGACTGTCGACTACCCCCAGCGCATCGCTCCCTATGGCCCCGCCTTCACCTACCGCGATGGCACCCTCTGGGTGGAAGAAGTCCCCCTGGTGGAGCTGGCCAGGCGCTTTGGGACTCCTCTCTTTGTCTATTCACAGCAGGCGCTGATGCAGCGCGCTGCGACCTACCTGCAGGCCTTTGGGGACCTGCGGGTGAAGCATCATGTCGCACTGAAGGCGAATGACAATCTGACCCTCCTCCATCTCCTGCGAACTCAGGGCTTTGGGGCGGATGCCGCTTCCCTCGGGGAACTGCATCGCGCCGATGCCGCTGGCTTCGAGGGGACCGAACTGGTGCTGAATGGCAACGGGAAGGGCGAAGCAGATCTCATCCGGGCGCACCGGATGGAAGTCGGGCAGATCGTCATCGATGCCCTGTTCGAACTCCCGGCCCTGGTCGAGACTGCCGCCATCACCGGCCGCGACATGGTCCCGGTCGCTCTCCGGCTCAATCCCGCCATCGATGCCGAAACACATCCCTACCTGGCGACCGGACTCGCCTCCAGCAAATTCGGCATCCCCCCCGCCGACCTGCCGGCCGTGCTCGACTTTCTGCGACAGCATCCTCAGTTGCTGCTCACCGGGCTCCATTGCCACATCGGCAGTCAGATCGCGGACCCCGCTCCCCTGCTGCAGGCCCTCGACTGGATGCTGGAACAGGGCGCAATCCTTCGCGCCGATGGCTGGCCCCTGACTGATCTCTCCCTTGGCGGCGGCTTCGCCATCCCCTATCTGGCAGGCGACCGCTTCCCGTTGGGGGAATACACTGCCGGACTGGCGAGCCGTCTGCAGGGCACCGACTGGCGTCTGCGACAGGAACCAGGGCGCTACCTCTTTGCCGAATCCGCGATGCTCGTGATGTCCGTGCGGGGAGTCAAGACAACTCCGGCGAAATCGTTCCTGGTGGTGGATGCCGGCATGAGCGACAACCTGCGTCCTGCCCTCTATCACGCCCGACATCCGGTGGTGCCGGTGGTGGATACCAACGAAAGCGCGTTGGTCGATCTCGTGGGGCCACTCTGCGAGTCCGGCGACTTTCTGGCGCTGGATGTCGAGCTCCCGCTCCTTGAGCGGGATGCCCTCCTCGCCCAGGCCTGCGTAGGGGCTTACAGCTACGCCATGCAGATGCAGTACAACGGGCGACTCCGTCCGGCAGAAGTCCTCGTGGATGGCGCGAGTTTCTCGCTGATCCGCGACCGCGAGCAACCCGATGATCTGGGGCGGCGCGATCTCTATTTTCCGCACGAGCTCCCCGCATGA
- the flhA gene encoding Flagellar biosynthesis protein FlhA — MDTANAPTLLQRLARSSDLVIPFMLVLSVVMLIVPLPAGLIDFFVALSLSLSLMTILVAMNVLRPLEFSVFPTWILMITLFRLSLNVSTTRSILINPQDAPDMVRTFGQWVVGGDVIVGIVIFAILVVVNYIVIANGAQRIGEVAARFTLDAMPGKQMAIDAELTNGLIDEKEARQRRKDVGREADYYGAMDGASRFIKGEAIAGIVITLINIAAGFIMGMVRHGMSAGQAFETYTQLTVGDGLVSQLPALMMSVATGLLVTNAAGDMNIGASLMQQLGRQPTAILVSGGLLAMIGLLPGMPKLFMWPLAAALIFAGRQLGQQVAQVRVAEEARQAAELQEGRPGEGGAASAAAAPEPGSPEAIMELLAVDTLELELGYSLIPLVDAQQEGDLLSRIRNLRRQLALELGIVIPAIRIRDNIQLKPQEYIIRLRGSGITRYELQVDRLLAIQTGEADSNLGGTPTTDPAFGLPARWIAEGQRGQAELAGYTVVDPTSVLTTHLTETIRSRAGELLDREAVKGLLDKLRERQPVVVNELVPQVLGLGDIQRVLRRLLLEGVSIRDLGTILEALADAAPLSKDLDYLVEQVRLALARQITQSLDNGDGVVRVFTTSLEVEEAIQAQMQASMGTGGRPLAPATLDAMLTAFRQCAERAQELGVRPVLVCYPRSRTFLRRLVEKEFPRTAVISYAEVTPDVRMEAIGMLEVAQLHAV; from the coding sequence ATGGATACCGCCAACGCCCCGACTCTGCTGCAGCGACTCGCCCGGTCGTCGGACCTGGTGATTCCGTTCATGCTCGTGCTGAGCGTGGTGATGCTGATCGTGCCCCTCCCCGCGGGGCTGATCGACTTTTTTGTCGCGCTGTCGCTCTCCCTGAGCCTGATGACGATCCTGGTGGCGATGAATGTCCTGCGGCCGCTGGAGTTCAGTGTCTTTCCCACCTGGATCCTGATGATCACGCTTTTTAGGCTGAGTCTGAATGTCAGCACGACCCGGTCGATTCTCATTAATCCCCAGGACGCGCCGGACATGGTGCGGACCTTCGGGCAGTGGGTCGTGGGGGGCGATGTCATTGTCGGGATCGTGATTTTCGCCATCCTGGTGGTGGTGAATTACATCGTGATCGCCAATGGCGCTCAGCGCATCGGCGAGGTGGCGGCGCGCTTCACCCTCGACGCCATGCCGGGCAAGCAGATGGCGATCGATGCCGAACTGACCAACGGCCTGATCGATGAAAAGGAAGCCCGTCAACGGCGCAAAGATGTCGGACGGGAAGCTGATTACTACGGGGCCATGGATGGCGCGAGTCGCTTCATCAAGGGCGAGGCGATCGCGGGCATTGTCATCACGCTGATCAACATCGCTGCGGGTTTCATCATGGGGATGGTGCGGCACGGGATGTCGGCGGGACAGGCGTTCGAGACCTACACCCAGCTGACAGTCGGCGATGGCCTGGTGAGTCAGCTGCCGGCCCTGATGATGTCAGTTGCGACCGGTCTTTTGGTCACGAATGCCGCCGGTGACATGAACATCGGGGCGAGCCTGATGCAGCAACTCGGACGGCAACCGACGGCGATCCTGGTCTCCGGGGGGCTGCTGGCGATGATCGGGCTGCTCCCGGGGATGCCGAAGCTCTTCATGTGGCCACTGGCGGCAGCGCTGATTTTTGCCGGACGGCAGTTAGGTCAGCAGGTAGCGCAGGTCCGGGTGGCTGAGGAAGCGCGGCAGGCGGCAGAGCTCCAGGAAGGACGCCCGGGAGAAGGGGGAGCCGCGTCGGCAGCGGCGGCTCCGGAGCCGGGGAGTCCGGAAGCGATCATGGAGCTTCTGGCGGTCGATACCCTGGAGCTGGAGTTAGGGTATTCGCTGATTCCCCTGGTCGATGCCCAGCAGGAAGGGGACCTGCTGTCACGCATCCGGAATCTGCGACGTCAGCTGGCGCTGGAACTGGGCATCGTGATTCCCGCGATCCGGATACGCGACAACATTCAGCTGAAGCCGCAGGAATATATCATTCGTCTGAGGGGGAGCGGCATCACGCGGTACGAGCTGCAGGTGGATCGCTTGCTGGCGATTCAGACCGGCGAGGCAGACTCCAATCTCGGCGGGACCCCCACCACAGATCCCGCCTTCGGACTCCCGGCGCGCTGGATCGCCGAAGGACAGCGGGGACAGGCGGAACTCGCTGGGTACACCGTGGTGGACCCCACCAGTGTCCTCACGACGCATCTCACGGAGACGATCCGGTCCCGGGCGGGGGAGTTGCTGGACCGGGAAGCGGTGAAGGGGCTGCTCGACAAGTTGCGGGAGCGTCAGCCGGTGGTGGTCAACGAGCTGGTGCCGCAGGTCCTGGGCCTGGGGGACATCCAGCGGGTGTTGCGGCGACTCCTCCTGGAGGGCGTCAGCATTCGCGACCTGGGAACGATCCTCGAAGCGCTGGCGGACGCCGCGCCGTTAAGCAAGGATCTCGACTACCTGGTGGAGCAGGTGCGCCTGGCGCTGGCGCGTCAGATTACGCAGTCGCTGGACAATGGCGATGGGGTGGTGCGGGTCTTCACGACTTCGCTGGAAGTCGAGGAAGCGATCCAGGCGCAGATGCAGGCGAGCATGGGCACCGGAGGGCGTCCGTTGGCCCCGGCGACCCTGGATGCTATGCTCACCGCCTTCCGTCAGTGTGCGGAACGGGCGCAGGAACTGGGAGTCCGCCCAGTGCTCGTGTGTTACCCGCGCAGCCGAACGTTCCTGCGTCGGCTGGTGGAAAAGGAATTCCCCCGGACGGCGGTGATCTCGTATGCCGAGGTCACGCCGGATGTGCGCATGGAAGCCATCGGCATGCTGGAGGTGGCCCAGCTCCATGCGGTTTAA
- the mnaA gene encoding UDP-N-acetylglucosamine 2-epimerase — MRRPRVLCCFGTRPCAIKMAPVVHALQAADDLDCQVVVTAQHRQMLDQVLEIFRITPDVDLDLMTARQTVQDVTARVLLQMTPVLAELQPDLVLVHGDTTTGMAAALASFYQQIPVGHVEAGLRTPDLMIPFPEEMNRRVIDRLSTLFFAPTPTAQEALAREGITSGVFVTGNTVVDALLYVRDRIDHLPLPPWHEQLGGYRILLVTAHRRESWDEGLANIARALRRLVEEFPDTAVLFPIHKNPVVREQMGPLLEDHPRIALVEPLDYEAFVQAMRWSHLVLTDSGGIQEEAPSLNLPVLVMRDVTERTEGIAAGCVRLVGTQTAGIVGAAREILSDPGIYQHMATAQNPYGDGQAAEKILTAIRQFFGNALA, encoded by the coding sequence ATGAGGCGACCCCGTGTCCTCTGCTGCTTCGGGACCCGTCCCTGCGCCATCAAGATGGCCCCGGTAGTCCATGCCCTGCAGGCGGCGGACGACCTGGACTGTCAGGTCGTGGTGACCGCCCAGCATCGCCAAATGCTGGACCAGGTGCTGGAGATCTTCCGCATCACACCCGATGTCGACCTCGACCTCATGACCGCCCGGCAGACCGTCCAGGATGTCACCGCCCGGGTCCTCCTCCAGATGACACCAGTCCTCGCTGAATTGCAGCCGGACCTGGTACTCGTCCACGGCGACACCACCACGGGCATGGCTGCCGCTTTGGCGAGCTTCTATCAGCAGATCCCGGTGGGACATGTCGAGGCGGGGCTCCGGACCCCGGACCTGATGATCCCCTTTCCGGAAGAAATGAATCGTCGGGTCATCGACCGCCTCTCGACCCTCTTTTTCGCCCCCACCCCTACCGCCCAGGAAGCCCTTGCGCGGGAAGGGATCACCAGCGGGGTTTTCGTGACGGGCAACACCGTGGTCGATGCCCTGCTCTATGTCCGGGATCGAATTGATCATCTCCCGCTCCCCCCCTGGCATGAGCAGCTTGGGGGTTACCGGATCCTGCTGGTGACCGCCCATCGACGGGAATCCTGGGATGAAGGACTCGCCAACATTGCCCGGGCCCTGCGGCGGTTGGTGGAAGAGTTCCCCGACACGGCGGTTCTTTTTCCCATCCACAAGAACCCGGTGGTCCGGGAGCAGATGGGGCCGTTGCTCGAGGACCACCCCCGGATCGCCCTGGTCGAGCCCTTGGATTACGAGGCGTTCGTCCAGGCGATGCGCTGGTCGCACCTGGTCCTCACCGATAGTGGCGGCATCCAGGAGGAAGCGCCCTCCCTCAATTTGCCGGTTCTGGTGATGCGGGATGTGACGGAACGAACTGAAGGCATCGCCGCAGGTTGTGTCCGGCTCGTGGGGACCCAGACAGCCGGGATCGTCGGGGCCGCCCGGGAAATCCTCAGCGACCCCGGCATTTATCAGCACATGGCGACCGCCCAGAACCCGTATGGTGACGGTCAGGCGGCGGAAAAAATTCTTACGGCAATCCGGCAATTTTTCGGAAATGCCCTTGCCTGA
- the surE gene encoding 5'-nucleotidase SurE, whose protein sequence is MAPLRILVTNDDGVHAPGIIALACALSAIAEVTVVAPDRPRSAAGHAITLHKPLRMSEPKIHEFLERGIRAYGTTGTPGDCVILGMYEVFGGDAPDLVVSGINSGPNVGDDVTYSGTIAAAMEAVLMGLPAFACSMGWFANHFYYADAARAIRSLVELWQAAPPAGRLLWNINLPNLPLEDFSGISFTRLGHRTFKDVIEKRVDPKGQAYYWIAGDKYEEDLAEGTDTWALKQNRISITPLDMDMTHSLQLEALEQRHQTAQGVLDAITDWTSPGPDAGEIPYTSMHLLDTE, encoded by the coding sequence ATGGCTCCCCTGCGCATCCTGGTCACGAATGATGATGGCGTCCACGCCCCCGGCATCATCGCCCTGGCCTGCGCGCTCTCGGCCATCGCGGAGGTGACGGTCGTAGCCCCGGACCGCCCCCGCAGCGCAGCCGGACACGCCATCACGCTTCATAAGCCCTTGCGGATGTCTGAGCCGAAGATTCACGAATTCCTGGAGCGGGGCATTCGAGCCTATGGCACCACCGGGACCCCCGGCGACTGCGTCATTCTCGGGATGTACGAAGTCTTCGGTGGCGACGCCCCCGACCTCGTGGTCTCTGGCATCAATTCAGGACCCAATGTCGGCGATGACGTCACCTACTCCGGAACCATCGCCGCTGCCATGGAAGCCGTCCTGATGGGTCTCCCCGCCTTCGCCTGTTCCATGGGCTGGTTCGCCAATCACTTTTACTACGCCGATGCCGCCCGGGCGATTCGGTCACTGGTCGAACTCTGGCAGGCGGCTCCTCCTGCGGGGCGGCTGCTCTGGAACATCAACCTCCCCAATCTCCCCCTCGAGGACTTCAGCGGCATCAGCTTTACCCGGCTGGGGCATCGCACCTTCAAGGATGTCATCGAAAAGCGGGTCGACCCCAAGGGGCAGGCCTACTACTGGATCGCGGGGGACAAGTACGAAGAGGACCTCGCGGAAGGGACCGACACCTGGGCCCTGAAGCAGAATCGCATCAGCATTACTCCCCTCGATATGGACATGACCCACAGCCTGCAACTGGAGGCCCTCGAGCAGCGGCATCAGACCGCGCAGGGGGTCCTTGATGCCATCACTGACTGGACCTCCCCTGGTCCGGATGCCGGCGAAATCCCCTACACCAGCATGCACCTGCTGGATACCGAGTAA
- the bamB gene encoding Outer membrane protein assembly factor BamB yields the protein MRALLLLSLALGALSVTACAHVVTGPRFKDQIPKGQTYFGEVFSPVHFTSASPVKVPLGNDQGYFLVAAIDGSLYSYDIVQGKRREKRPWAKLPKGVRGTPVFDPSHKHLILGTYDRKVYALDMHSSAEHWAVPVDGYVQAPVALIGQTAVVGTLRGTVYGLASIDGSIQWQYKLGGEVYGQAGVHPDWPQRAVVSNSRGKLAVLNTATGDALAEFQADSGLHDGVAVTLIDGAPRLFFGTDKGEVQAWDVPASGAPARVWSQDAGGEVWATPALAPRGTGGAGWDGVGVYVVTTNSRVLALQGDTGATLWERTLEPVDRLHATPLVAGDRMYLGSLNHHLYCLQREDGTTLWDYEAYGEFRTAPILDAGRIIAVSNDHFLYALTWDTGEPLIGEKQIATAPPVLDLTREVLGAGGITAEAPLDDQVLQQEVTPVINDLIAALATGDAKALTPFLAENDQVRQSTFAVAIQDNFRPYVLQQHEVRTVIPATAGDLVAIVNVQGVQAGQPIRMVLTLRLLKDASQTPVWRVEPSTLKPENVLQVPVVRN from the coding sequence ATGCGCGCTCTGCTCCTCCTCAGTCTCGCACTGGGGGCCCTCAGTGTGACCGCCTGCGCCCATGTGGTCACCGGTCCCCGCTTCAAAGACCAGATCCCCAAGGGGCAGACCTACTTTGGGGAAGTCTTCTCCCCAGTCCATTTCACCAGCGCCAGCCCGGTCAAAGTCCCCCTGGGGAACGACCAGGGGTACTTCCTGGTGGCTGCCATCGATGGATCGCTCTACTCCTATGACATCGTGCAGGGGAAGCGTCGCGAAAAGCGTCCCTGGGCCAAGCTCCCGAAAGGGGTCCGCGGGACTCCGGTTTTTGACCCCAGCCACAAACACCTGATTTTGGGGACGTACGACCGCAAGGTCTATGCGCTGGACATGCACAGCAGCGCAGAGCACTGGGCGGTACCGGTCGATGGCTATGTCCAGGCACCGGTAGCCCTCATCGGTCAAACCGCAGTCGTGGGGACCTTACGCGGGACCGTCTATGGGCTCGCGTCGATCGATGGCTCCATCCAGTGGCAGTACAAATTGGGCGGCGAGGTCTATGGGCAGGCGGGTGTGCATCCGGACTGGCCCCAGCGAGCGGTCGTCTCGAACTCCCGCGGCAAACTCGCGGTTCTGAACACCGCGACCGGCGACGCCCTCGCGGAATTTCAGGCGGACTCTGGTCTGCACGATGGCGTGGCGGTCACGCTCATCGATGGCGCGCCACGGCTCTTCTTCGGCACCGACAAGGGGGAGGTCCAGGCCTGGGATGTGCCGGCCAGTGGTGCCCCGGCACGCGTCTGGTCGCAGGACGCTGGGGGAGAGGTCTGGGCGACTCCAGCGCTGGCCCCCCGGGGAACCGGTGGTGCCGGCTGGGATGGTGTCGGGGTGTACGTCGTCACCACAAACTCCCGGGTGCTGGCGCTGCAGGGTGACACCGGCGCAACTTTGTGGGAGCGGACACTGGAGCCGGTGGATCGACTCCATGCCACGCCGCTGGTGGCCGGGGACCGGATGTACCTGGGGTCGCTGAATCATCACCTGTACTGCCTGCAGCGGGAGGATGGCACCACCCTCTGGGACTACGAGGCGTATGGCGAGTTCCGGACCGCCCCGATTCTCGATGCAGGTCGCATCATCGCTGTCTCCAACGACCACTTTCTGTATGCCCTCACCTGGGACACGGGCGAACCCCTCATCGGGGAAAAGCAGATCGCTACGGCTCCGCCGGTCCTCGACCTGACCCGCGAGGTGCTGGGAGCGGGCGGGATCACCGCCGAAGCCCCCCTGGATGACCAGGTCCTGCAACAGGAAGTCACGCCAGTCATCAACGACCTGATCGCGGCACTGGCGACAGGCGACGCCAAGGCTCTGACTCCCTTTCTGGCCGAAAATGACCAGGTCCGGCAATCGACATTTGCGGTGGCGATTCAGGACAACTTCCGCCCTTATGTGCTGCAGCAGCATGAGGTCCGGACCGTGATTCCGGCGACCGCTGGCGATCTTGTGGCGATTGTGAATGTCCAGGGAGTCCAGGCGGGTCAGCCGATCCGGATGGTGCTGACCCTGCGGCTGCTGAAAGACGCGAGTCAGACGCCAGTCTGGCGGGTGGAGCCCTCCACGCTGAAGCCGGAAAATGTCCTGCAGGTCCCGGTGGTTCGCAACTAA
- the ftsY_2 gene encoding Signal recognition particle receptor FtsY, translated as MRFKTYIGGYKELSRLIADAQHDLGPEVVIKTEYFTEGGFFGIGARNMVRVTAGVEDHPGESPFSLHTRTAPLPSPAAPMPGVAEMVTDSPWHVGHVPGSMNGTNGTATPVAAVTPADPLDVAPVLEASAPVSHPELAPELPFAAPVQSNVPDVVESEPTESFAPSPEPSPVMASEELAATAPVEVPVAPADAALAVVLAELRALRGEFDAIRQGSGTPATATPGFAPPVQTLYERLLERELPPSLARVLATDVEQRLGDVTHATGAEIEEAAIATLLAHCRPATPVEPLTHSTPKVLMLIGPTGVGKTTTLAKLAASFHLVDEQQVALITADTYRIAAIDQLRTFAQIINLPLEVVFDPLEFSKALGLHEQAQVVLVDTAGRSPKDELRLGELKRFLSVEHPVETLLVVTATTKAPDLRLILDRFGALGLDGLIVTKLDETIAIGPILELLWERQLPVRFLANGQNVPDDLVRGDEASLVRVLAEQLVR; from the coding sequence ATGCGGTTTAAGACCTACATCGGTGGGTACAAAGAACTGTCGCGGCTCATCGCCGATGCCCAGCACGATCTCGGGCCTGAAGTCGTCATCAAGACGGAGTACTTCACCGAGGGCGGGTTTTTCGGCATCGGGGCCCGGAATATGGTTCGGGTGACCGCTGGCGTGGAAGACCACCCAGGCGAGTCGCCCTTCAGCCTGCATACCCGGACCGCACCGCTCCCTTCCCCCGCTGCGCCGATGCCCGGTGTCGCTGAAATGGTCACGGACTCGCCGTGGCATGTGGGACATGTCCCCGGATCCATGAATGGCACGAACGGGACCGCGACTCCGGTCGCAGCGGTGACGCCGGCTGATCCGCTGGATGTCGCGCCGGTCCTGGAGGCCAGCGCGCCGGTGAGTCATCCGGAGCTCGCCCCGGAGTTGCCCTTCGCTGCGCCGGTCCAGAGCAATGTGCCTGATGTTGTGGAGTCGGAGCCAACGGAGAGTTTCGCGCCGTCTCCCGAGCCATCGCCTGTGATGGCGAGTGAAGAGTTAGCCGCGACTGCACCTGTCGAAGTCCCGGTCGCGCCCGCTGATGCTGCGCTGGCAGTCGTGCTGGCGGAGCTCCGGGCCTTGCGGGGCGAATTTGATGCGATTCGCCAGGGCAGCGGAACGCCTGCCACTGCCACTCCCGGCTTTGCGCCGCCGGTCCAGACGCTGTATGAGCGACTGCTCGAACGGGAACTGCCACCATCGCTGGCGCGGGTCCTCGCCACCGATGTCGAGCAACGCCTCGGGGATGTCACGCATGCAACAGGCGCTGAAATCGAAGAAGCAGCCATCGCGACGTTGCTGGCGCATTGCCGTCCCGCGACGCCTGTCGAACCACTGACACATTCGACGCCGAAAGTATTGATGCTCATCGGACCGACCGGCGTTGGGAAGACCACCACGCTCGCGAAGCTCGCCGCCTCGTTCCATCTGGTTGACGAGCAGCAGGTGGCACTGATCACCGCCGACACCTATCGCATCGCTGCCATTGATCAGCTTCGGACGTTCGCGCAGATCATTAATCTGCCGCTGGAGGTCGTGTTCGACCCGCTGGAGTTCAGCAAAGCGCTGGGGCTGCATGAGCAGGCGCAGGTGGTGCTGGTGGATACCGCGGGGCGGTCGCCGAAGGATGAGTTACGTCTCGGCGAACTCAAGCGCTTCCTGTCAGTGGAGCATCCCGTGGAGACCCTCCTGGTGGTGACCGCGACCACCAAAGCCCCGGATCTGCGGCTCATCCTCGACCGCTTTGGGGCGCTGGGCCTCGATGGGCTGATCGTGACCAAGCTCGATGAGACCATAGCCATCGGGCCGATCCTCGAACTCCTCTGGGAGCGGCAGCTGCCGGTCCGCTTCCTCGCGAATGGGCAGAATGTCCCGGACGATCTGGTGCGGGGCGACGAAGCGTCGCTGGTGCGTGTGCTAGCGGAGCAGCTTGTCCGGTAA